In Tenebrio molitor chromosome 6, icTenMoli1.1, whole genome shotgun sequence, one genomic interval encodes:
- the LOC138133424 gene encoding myogenesis-regulating glycosidase-like, whose amino-acid sequence MNQTMKPKIFAWFLCFLVQANSIRLNNENVNLELTVGENSLGISLFLDDEKKISGEIGMTTSVDIPDDCEGASSCHLQNVNVNLTVDSIDSGFSISWQSNDVEITFQDCLDLNPEEMNWFGGPEMWQADWPIENVKIRNRAYTIIKSDNGAVGERYWLNSKGGFVFVDDKVPLFLDQNNLKQGGICFISSLSGPYTGRDRVLLEYNLVVKNDAKDAHLHAVNNFLGKPKAHPDEWIIRHPIWTTWAKYKRDINDDIVVAFAKDIADHGFTGQIEIDDYWETCYGTLTFNEQFSDINNTVQTLKELGFTVTLWAHPFVNHECEDMVTYGQEHGYFVKSEDGNDETNWWDGNPTHWIDFLNEEAKNWFSDRLKLLQEQHGIDGFKFDAGESDYPPPNTILGGDVELTPNSITSAYARTCATFGGLIETRIAWRTQDLPMLIRMGDRDSSWGIINGLHSIITALLQLNSSGYVFVLPDMIGGNGYLVPPTAELIARWTQANTFMPSMQFSYLPWEITSDDFDGEAIIKKFVALHEEYVDEILNAMNNSITDGTPVNPPIWWVDPTNADALKVNDEYLLGEKILVAPIIEEGATSRDVVLPSGSWKDGNDGTVYEGPQVLKAYPAPIDVLPFFIKQ is encoded by the exons ATGAACCAAACGATGAAACCAAAAATTTTTG CTTGGTTCTTATGCTTTCTTGTGCAAGCTAATAGCATACGATTAAATAACGAGAATGTGAATCTAGAATTGACTGTTGGTGAAAATTCACTTGGaataagtttatttttag ATGATGAGAAGAAAATTTCTGGAGAAATTGGTATGACAACGAGTGTAGACATACCAGATGACTGCGAAGGAGCTTCTAGTTGCCATCTTCAAAATGTGAatgttaatttgacagttgataGCATCGACAGCGGTTTTTCAATTTCATGGCAGTCTAATGATGTTGAAATAACATTTCAGGATTGTTTAGATTTAAATCCTGAAGAAATGAATTGGTTTGGTGGTCCTGAAATGTGGCAAGCTGATTGGCCTATAGAGAATGTAAAAATTCGAAACAGGGCTTATACAATCATCAAGTCCGATAATGGAGCTGTAGGTGAACGGTACTGGTTAAATTCCAAAGGAGGTTTCGTATTTGTTGACGATAAAGTTCCATTAtttttggatcaaaataaCTTGAAACAAGgaggtatttgttttataagtTCCTTATCGGGACCTTACACCGGACGAGATAGA GTTCTTTTGGAATACAATCTAGTCGTGAAGAATGATGCTAAAGACGCCCATTTACACGCCGTCAATAATTTCTTGGGGAAACCTAAAg CTCACCCTGACGAATGGATAATTCGTCATCCAATTTGGACCACCTGGGCTAAATACAAAAGAGACATAAATGATGATATCGTCGTTGCTTTTGCTAAAGATATTGCTGATCATGGTTTTACAGGACAAATAGAAATTGACGATTACTGGGAA acATGCTACGGTACACTCACTTTTAATGAACAATTCTCTGATATAAATAACACCGTACAAACGTTAAAAGAATTAGGTTTTACTGTTACTCTCTGGGCTCACCCTTTtgttaaccatgaatgtgaaGATATGGTGACCTACGGTCAAGAACATG GTTATTTTGTCAAGTCAGAAGATGGTAATGACGAAACGAATTGGTGGGATGGTAACCCAACTCATTGGATCGATTTTCTTAATGAAGAAGCAAAAAACTGGTTTAGTGATAGGCTCAAGTTATTACAAGAACAGCATGGTATTGatggttttaaatttgatgCAGGAGAAAGTGATTATCCTCCACCAAATACAATTCTTGGTGGTGATGTCGAATTAACTCCCAACTCTATAACTTCAGCTTATGCTAGAACTTGCGCAACTTTCGGCGGTCTAATTGAAACTAGAATTGCATGGag AACACAAGACTTGCCAATGTTGATACGAATGGGGGACAGAGATTCAAGCTGGGGTATCATTAATGGACTCCACTCTATAATTACAGCTCTGTTGCAGTTAAATTCAAGTGGTTATGTATT TGTCCTTCCTGATATGATTGGAGGAAACGGTTATCTTGTACCCCCAACTGCAGAACTGATTGCCAGGTGGACTCAAGCGAATACCTTTATGCCCTCCATGCAGTTTAGTTATCTACCATGGGAGATAACTAGTGAcgat tttgacGGAGAGGCAATCATCAAGAAATTTGTCGCCTTGCATGAAGAGTATgttgatgaaattttaaatgcaatGAATAATAGTATTACAGATGGAACTCCTGTAAATCCACCCATCTGGTGGGTCGATCCGACTAATGCTGACGCTTTAAAAGTGAATGATG AGTACTTGTTGGGAGAGAAAATACTTGTGGCGCCAATTATCGAAGAAGGTGCTACCAGTAGAGACGTAGTTCTTCCTAGTGGTTCGTGGAAGGATGGAAACGACGGAACGGTATATGAAGGACCTCAAGTTTTGAAAGCTTATCCAGCACCGATTGATGTGcttccattttttattaagcagTAA
- the LOC138133146 gene encoding myogenesis-regulating glycosidase-like: protein MGDRDSSWTVNNGLHSIITTLLLFNINGYVFVLPDMIGGNGYNGDPSAELIARWTQANTFMPTMQFSYLPWEITSNDFDGEAIIKKYVVLHEEYADKILNAMNNIVTDGTPVNLPIWWVDPTKYLLGETILVAPIIEDGATSRDVVLPGGSWKDGNDGTVYEGSQILEDYAAPIDVLPCFIKQ from the exons AGATTCAAGCTGGACTGTCAATAATGGACTCCACTCCATAATTACAACTCTGTTGCTGTTCAATATAAATGGTTATGTATT TGTCCTTCCTGATATGATTGGAGGAAACGGTTATAATGGAGACCCAAGTGCAGAATTAATTGCCAGGTGGACTCAAGCAAATACCTTCATGCCCACCATGCAGTTTAGTTATTTACCATGGGAGATAACTAGTAACGAT tttgacGGAGAGGCAATTATCAAGAAATATGTTGTCTTACATGAAGAGTATgctgataaaattttaaatgcaatGAATAATATTGTTACAGATGGAACTCCTGTAAATCTGCCCATCTGGTGGGTCGATCCGACTA AGTACTTGTTGGGAGAGACAATACTTGTCGCACCAATTATCGAAGATGGTGCTACTAGTAGAGATGTAGTTCTTCCTGGTGGTTCTTGGAAGGATGGAAACGACGGAACGGTATATGAAGGTTCTCAAATTTTGGAAGACTACGCAGCACCAATTGATGTCCTTCCATGTTTTATTAAACAGTAA
- the LOC138132820 gene encoding uncharacterized protein, with protein sequence MKLTVIFLFLFLYVFQSSLVESGVLFDKIKTGISDTGHKIKCGVHKLGGLITQNQDSSCDENGQEEKNNEIDTDEKPGKKGHDVTPATAEKVTKKTTDDVSVTSESTRATVSQGRRVISVGANCPEGYRGDGKGNCREEY encoded by the exons ATGAAGCTCACTgtgattttcttatttttatttttgtatgtttttcAATCGAGTTTAGTAGAATCAGGTGTACTTTTTGATAAAATCAAAACAGGCATATCCGACACCGGACATAAAATCAAATGTGGCGTACATAAACTTGGAGGACTGATAACTCAAAATCAGGACAGTAGTTGCGATGAGAATGGACAAGAAGagaaaaataacgaaattgaCACAGATGAGAAACCTGGCaaaaaag GGCATGACGTAACGCCAGCCACAGCTGAAAAAGTAACTAAGAAAACTACTGATGACGTGTCGGTTACAAGTGAGTCAACAAGAGCTACTGTTTCTCAGGGGAGAAGAGTCATATCAGTGGGTGCTAATTGTCCTGAGGGATATCGCGGTGATGGGAAGGGAAATTGCAGAGAAGAGTACTAA
- the LOC138132819 gene encoding myogenesis-regulating glycosidase-like, whose product MTTSIDIPDNCEGASSCYLQNENVNLTIDSIDSGFSISWQSNDVEITFQDCLDLNPEETNWFGGPEMWQADWPVENVSIQNRVYTTIKSDNGAVGERYWLNSKGGFVFVDDRVPLYLDQNNLKPGGICFLGSLSGPYIRRDRVLLEYSLVAKNDAKEGHLHAVNNFLGKPEGHPDEWVIRHPIWTTWAKYKKDITDDIVVGFATDIADHGFTGQIEIDEFWETCFGTLTFSSDKFAGINNTVQTLKDLGFSVALWNSPFVNDDCEEPSTYGEEHGYFVKSDDGGDVTSWWESNNAHYIDYTNEEARMWVIDRLKLLQELHGIDTFKFDAGESDYPPPNPVLNGDVELSPNSITSAYVRNCATFGSSIEVRSAWRTQDLPIFVRMLDKDSRWGLNNGLHSLVTSLLQFNINGYVFALPDMIGGNGYSEQPTAELIARWTQANTFMPTLQFSYLPWDITSDDFDAVAITKKFVALHEEYADEILNAMDNSIANGTPVNPPIWWVDPTNADALKVNDEYLLGETILVAPIVEEGATSRDIVLPSGSWKDGNDGTEYEGPQILKAYPAPIDVLPFFIKQ is encoded by the exons ATGACAACAAGTATAGATATACCAGATAACTGTGAAGGAGCTTCCAGTTGTTATCTTCAAAATGAGAATGTTAACTTGACAATTGATAGCATCGACAGCGGTTTTTCAATTTCGTGGCAGTCTAATGATGTTGAAATAACATTTCAAGATTGTTTAGATTTAAATCCTGAAGAAACGAACTGGTTTGGTGGTCCTGAAATGTGGCAAGCTGATTGGCCTGTAGAAAATGTATCGATCCAAAACAGAGTTTACACAACCATAAAGAGCGATAATGGAGCTGTAGGTGAACGGTACTGGTTAAATTCCAAAGGAGGTTTCGTTTTTGTTGATGACAGAGTTCCATTATATCTGGaccaaaacaatttgaaaCCAGGAGGTATTTGTTTCTTAGGTTCATTATCAGGACCTTACATACGACGTGATAGA GTTCTTTTGGAGTACAGTCTCGTTGCGAAGAATGATGCTAAAGAAGGTCATTTACACGCAGTCAACAACTTCTTGGGCAAACCTGaag GTCATCCTGATGAATGGGTAATTCGTCATCCAATTTGGACCACTTGGGCTAAATACAAAAAAGATATAACCGACGATATCGTAGTTGGTTTCGCTACAGATATTGCTGATCACGGTTTTACAGGACAAATAGAAATTGACGAGTTTTGGGAG aCGTGTTTTGGTACACTTACTTTTAGCAGCGACAAATTCGCGGGTATAAACAACACAGTACAAACTTTAAAAGATTTAGGATTTAGTGTAGCTTTATGGAATTCACCATTTGTAAATGATGACTGTGAAGAGCCAAGCACATACGGTGAAGAACATG GTTATTTTGTGAAGTCGGATGATGGTGGTGACGTGACCAGTTGGTGGGAGAGCAACAATGCTCATTATATCGACTACACTAACGAAGAAGCAAGAATGTGGGTTATTGACAGGCTTAAATTATTACAAGAGCTACATGGAATTGATACTTTTAAATTTGATGCAGGAGAAAGTGATTATCCTCCACCAAATCCAGTTCTAAATGGGGACGTAGAATTAAGTCCCAATTCTATTACTTCAGCTTATGTTAGAAATTGTGCCACATTTGGTAGTTCGATTGAAGTTAGATCAGCGTGGAG aacacaAGACTTGCCAATATTTGTCAGAATGTTGGACAAGGATTCAAGGTGGGGTCTCAATAATGGGCTTCATTCTTTAGTTACAAGTCTTTTGCAATTCAACATAAACGGTTACGTATT TGCTCTTCCTGACATGATTGGAGGAAATGGTTATAGTGAACAACCAACTGCAGAACTAATTGCCAGATGGACTCAAGCAAATACCTTTATGCCCACTTTGCAATTTAGTTATTTACCATGGGACATAACCAGTGACGAT TTTGATGCAGTTGCAATCACCAAGAAATTTGTCGCCTTACATGAAGAGTATGctgatgaaattttaaatgcaatGGATAATAGTATTGCAAATGGAACTCCTGTGAATCCGCCCATCTGGTGGGTTGATCCGACTAATGCCGACGCTTTAAAAGTGAACGATG AGTACTTGTTGGGAGAAACAATACTTGTAGCTCCAATTGTGGAAGAAGGTGCCACCAGTAGAGATATAGTTCTTCCTAGTGGTTCGTGGAAGGATGGAAATGACGGTACAGAATACGAAGGTCCACAAATTTTGAAAGCTTATCCAGCACCAATCGATGTTCTCccatttttcattaaacaataa